A region from the Rosa rugosa chromosome 6, drRosRugo1.1, whole genome shotgun sequence genome encodes:
- the LOC133713766 gene encoding uncharacterized protein LOC133713766, with translation MCQADVVLLEDRKISPLEGWFEVKKEKFLLLTKLALEIGDLNERFYNLAEKVEEQLNDGAGEIHIDIKSYYLLNLCLTSLWRTQFLKTFFLFISFLLMNMQEGLMILFAQGLEKLRTGPVTNY, from the exons ATGTGTCAGGCTGACGTGGTTCTACTGGAGGACAGAAAAATTTCTCCTTTAGAAGGATGGTTTGAAGTAAAGAAAG AGAAATTTTTGCTATTGACAAAATTAGCACTTGAGATTGGAGATTTGAATGAAAG GTTTTACAACCTTGCAGAAAAGGTTGAAGAACAACTAAATGATGGGGCTGGCGAGATTCACATCGACATAAAGAGTTACTATCTACTGAACTTATGTTTGACTTCTCTATGGAGAACTCAATTCTTGaagactttttttcttttcatttcatttttgttgATGAATATGCAAGAGGGTCTTATGATACTTTTCGCCCAGGGCCTTGAAAaactcaggaccggccctgttACTAACTACTAA
- the LOC133715483 gene encoding upstream activation factor subunit spp27 produces MSSFTAIRIFRGCRALLAPAKSSTSTAGTAVKVAAAAPKSKAKAKPKPKAEADAIKPKRNVNRNAGILKPTPISPALGSFLGGAPESSRAEAVKQIWSHIKLHNLQNPANKREIICDDKLKELFEGKEKVNFLEIGKLLSRHFVKAE; encoded by the exons ATGTCGTCCTTCACTGCCATTAGGATTTTCAGAGGCTGCCGTGCTCTCCTGGCGCCGGCCAAGTCCTCCACTTCCACGGCCGGAACCGCCGTCAAGGTCGCCGCTGCCGCACCAAAATCGAAGGCGAAGgcgaagcccaagcccaaagcGGAAGCCGACGCGATCAAGCCGAAGAGAAACGTCAACAGGAACGCCGGCATTCTGAAGCCGACTCCGATCTCTCCAGCTCTCGGCAGCTTTCTCGGCGGCGCCCCTGAGTCCTCGCGCGCCGAGGCCGTGAAGCAGATCTGGAGCCACATCAAGCTCCACAACCTGCAG AATCCTGCCAACAAGAGGGAGATCATTTGCGATGACAAGCTGAAGGAGTTGTTTGAAGGGAAGGAAAAGGTCAACTTTTTGGAGATTGGGAAGTTGCTTTCGCGTCATTTTGTGAAGGCTGAGTGA